The Oscarella lobularis chromosome 12, ooOscLobu1.1, whole genome shotgun sequence genome window below encodes:
- the LOC136194149 gene encoding heat shock 70 kDa protein 12A-like, with the protein MATETSAQRQTTFHDYAHKTSSKEKENIISGFQGAPRKGGYFVVAIDIGTTFSGYAMSFSGEKFKIVAMQTSSPYRLEGSASTTKIPTALLLTPERNFHSFGHEAMDHYNKELDEDEQKTWYYFERFKMKLHTERKLSRQTSVRAANGGTMSIRSVFAFALRYFKDLAIRECRDKSKTDIPSSDFEWVITVPAIWEGGAKQTMREAAYEAGLASEATPDKLQIALEPESASLYCKSINRIENSFSDEGLVAQAFTPGTTYVLADLGGGTADVTVHQVTGNGGVKELHHATGGAWGGMYVDKKFVELLEKIFGADTIDEYKTEFPGEWVDLVSMKFEMNKRTAGPNRTSYVELPISFLTFVVEKRGSPVKDHVSAMGNVNLKFARGALAIKYPEVRKLFEPVFDNIATHLETVIRQVPQIEYMILVGGFATCKLLQTYLRDRLETSFNLRIIIPSESSLAVVMGAVLFGHDPTEIQSRRLRFSYGIECVGIPDDGDLSDASDSSTGTFSPFVMSVLGFSDRGLKFKTFVSKNQEVAIDTEVTHPFYPVRDDQTLASIVVYESDKEKTLYTSEDGVRKVASFELPMPNTHLGRNREIRVSMKFGQTEFKLHSLDTSSRKEVKVLVKSSKIGLCIVRSTPNRRCSPLPSLQFRSGRTSSSR; encoded by the exons ATGGCCACCGAAACGAGCGCCCAGCGGCAGACGACGTTTCACGACTACGCCCACAAAACGAgcagcaaagagaaagaaaacattaTCAGCGGCTTCCAAGGAGCTCCGCGCAAGGGCGGctacttcgtcgtcgctattGACATTGGGACGACGTTCAGCGGCTACGCCATGTCGTTCTCGGGCGAAAAGTTCAAAATCGTTGCCATGCAGACGTCGAGTCCCTATCGACTCGAAGgcagcgcttcgacgacgaaaattccCACGGCTCTCCTGCTCACGCCCGAGCGAAATTTTCATTCATTTGGACACGAAGCGATGGATCATTACAATAAAgaactcgacgaagacgaacagAAGACGTGGTATTACTTTGAAAGATTCAAGATGAAGTTACACACGGAACGG AAGCTCTCCAGGCAAACGTCTGTGCGTGCGGCGAATGGAGGAACGATGTCCATACGATCGGTCTTCGCGTTTGCGTTACGATATTTCAAAGATTTGGCTATTAGAGAATGCAGAGACAAGTCTAAGACGGATATACCCAGCTCCGACTTCGAGTGGGTCATTACCGTGCCGGCTATATGGGAAGGGGGAGCAAAGCAGACGATGAGAGAGGCAGCATACGAG GCCGGACTCGCTTCCGAAGCCACGCCTGATAAACTCCAAATCGCCTTAGAGCCGGAATCAGCATCTCTCTACTgcaaatcaataaatcgcATCGAAAATTCCTTCAGTGACGAAGGTCTCGTCGCTCAAGCGTTTACGCCCGGCACGACGTACGTGCTAGCTGacctcggcggcggcacggcgGACGTCACCGTTCATCAAGTGaccggcaacggcggcgtcaAGGAACTGCACCACGCCACGGGCGGCGCGTGGGGCGGAATGTACGTCGATAAAAAATTCGTTGAACTGCTCGAGAAAATTTTCGGCGCGGATACGATCGACGAGTACAAGACTGAATTCCCTGGCGAATGGGTCGATCTCGTTTCTATGAAATTCGAGATGAATAAGCGTACGGCAGGGCCCAATAGGACGAGTTACGTCGAGCTTCCTATCTCTTTTCTtacgttcgtcgtcgaaaagcgtGGCTCGCCTGTCAAAGATCACGTGTCCGCAATGGGCAACGTCAATCTCAAATTCGCACGCGGTGCACTGGCCATTAAATATCCGGAAGTACGGAAACTGTTCGAGCCCGTGTTCGATAACATCGCCACGCACTTGGAAACAGTCATACGTCAAGTTCCTCAGATAGAGTACATGATTCTCGTTGGCGGTTTCGCCACGTGCAAACTGCTTCAGACCTACTTACGCGATCGATTGGAGACGTCGTTCAATTTGCGAATCATCATTCCGTCGGAGAGttctctcgccgtcgtcatgggAGCCGTCCTGTTCGGACACGACCCGACGGAAATTCAatcgcgtcgtcttcgctttaGCTACGGAATCGAGTGCGTCGGAATTCCGGACGATGGCGATTTATCCGACGCTTCAGATTCCTCAACGGGCACCTTTTCACCTTTCGTAATGTCAGTCCTAGGGTTTTCCGACCGAGGTCTGAAGTTTAAGACGTTCGTGAGCAAGAATCAAGAGGTGGCTATCGACACGGAAGTGACCCATCCGTTCTATCCCGTTCGCGACGATCAAACGTTAGCTAGCATCGTCGTGTACGAATCGGATAAAGAAAAGACTCTTTACACTAGCGAGGACGGTGTAAGAAAGGTGGCATCGTTCGAATTGCCCATGCCAAACACGCATCTTGGTCGAAATCGCGAAATTCGCGTCAGCATGAAGTTTGGTCAGACCGAGTTCAAACTTCACTCTCTCGACACGTCTAGTAGAAAAGAAGTCAAAG ttCTCGTCAAATCATCAAAAATTGGACTTTGCATCGTCcgctcgacgccgaatcgGCGTTGTAGTCCTTTGCCGTCACTTCAATTTCGGTCCGGCCGAACTTCatcgtcacgttga
- the LOC136194148 gene encoding uncharacterized protein — MSLDSSSLDDVEKTIDSQVESWIEAVRDRSVQKYVKRNLFLLFAAICGHESGAWTEEASFHGSDNLGAAILSELSPNRKSLQSRVNEEAKQVAKVQRRLSEIPRQQRASVLKSSTTLQRVPETFESCESIKSAKRYLNALKTSHFKSSSSKKNQEPLEKRFSVERNIWKYWLVYDACLKRLHKQRTSVSAETVLGECVTALDSLKTWIAASDDEEDGLRQRKKPSTAKAAVREDGDEHADGNQNSGSVISSSSSQSEPESLDETSRAKTSVWNFFKLFIYWFFILEVGEQDTPPTIVVEFGPSSGPRRWNFFSLKNWFVMPQLDEQDSPHKDLEAKEIECKRLRSELAKANEENVRQIEKLRKENEDLEANETKCKRLERELTSARQENEKNTRQNENLTKRCNNFRELVRKYKEETAELKESVKSNARENHLVMISSETRDAFKGFKRKAAKATQASNERATTERGTQVVLAGDECVCVHCAKSMAREKALVQREKILLENKTISPTAISDITPSKPSSLPNGKPPSPGRTVIEVEEISDPRRPSEMARRYNDLFNHSYGLLELYDEVLGKSDEEGSRFIVDMLKAVHRASRLAINDTQNRLLKAIGLESSLDRPKAQKTAIDCTVSLCKIMPTPITAKSHEDVKKRFFENWREKRRDLKRLRVSVNEFLDKCIPVFWDVMLLKHSLFLITDHQVFNPSQHERFYGSEVCQRIDYFVWPCLVEEETSRVLSRGKVVTKTKPSRNSSSSKSAAPNPIKSD, encoded by the exons ATGTCTCTCGACAGTTCGTCgttggacgacgtcgaaaagacgatCGATTCGCAAGTGGAGAGCTGGATCGAAGCTGTTCGAGACCGATCTGTTCAGAAATACGTCAAAAGAAACCTCTTCTTGCTATTTGCAGCAATCTGTGGGCACGAATCGGGGGCCTGGACGGAAGAGGCCTCGTTTCACGGCTCTGACAATCTGGGAGCGGCGATATTGAGCGAACTCTCGCCCAATCGAAAGTCTTTGCAGAGCCGAGTGAACGAAGAGGCAAAACAAGTCGCGAAAGTCCAGCGTCGACTTTCTGAAATTCCTCGGCAGCAACGCGCAAGCGTTTTGAAATCCTCCACGACGTTGCAACGGGTCCCTGAGACGTTTGAAAGTTGCGAGAGCATCAAGTCAGCGAAGCGATATCTCAACGCGTTGAAAACCAGTCACTTCAAGTCATCCAGCTCGAAAAAGAACCAAGAACCGTTGGAGAAAagattttctgttgaacggAACATTTGGAAATACTGGTTAGTTTATGACGCCTGTTTGAAGCGGCTTCACAAGCAACGGACGTCAGTGAGTGCAGAAACTGTCTTAGGAGAGTGTGTTACAGCTCTTGACTCACTGAAAACGTGGATCGCTGCttctgacgacgaggaggatgGCCTAAGGCAAAGGAAGAAGCCGTCAACTGCTAAAGCAGCTGTACGAGAGGATGGTGATGAACACGCTGACGGAAATCAAAATTCTGGGAGCGTTATCAGTTCTTCCTCATCTCAGTCTGAGCCCGAGTCTCTAG ATGAGACGTCAAGAGCGAAGACAAGTGTGTGGAACTTTTTTaaactatttatttactgGTTTTTCATTTTGGAAGTGGGCGAGCAG GACACTCCGCCTACAATTGTAGTTGAATTTGGTCCATCATCGGGACCACGTCGGTGGAACTTTTTTAGTCTAAAGAACTGGTTTGTCATGCCGCAATTGGACGAGCAG GACTCTCCGCACAAGGATTTG GAAGCGAAAGAGATTGAATGCAAACGTTTGCGGAGTGAATTGGCTAAGGCAAACGAG GAGAATGttcgtcaaatcgaaaaGCTGAGAAAAGAGAATGAGGATTTG gaagCAAACGAGACGAAGTGCAAACGTCTGGAAAGGGAATTGACTAGTGCTCGTCAGGAAAACGAG AAAAATActcgtcaaaacgaaaatctaACAAAACGGTGCAATAATTTCAGAGAACTTGTACGAAAATATAAAGAAGAAACTGCTGAG CTCAAAGAAAGTGTGAAGTCGAATGCGAGAGAGAATCATCTTGTGATGATAAGCTCGGAGACAAGAGATGCCTTTAAAGGATTTAAAAGAAAAGCTG CTAAGGCAACTCAGGCAAGCAATGAGAGGGCAACGACCGAAAGAGGGACTCAAG tcgttttGGCTGGTGATGAATGCGTTTGCGTACATTGTGCAAAGTCGA TGGCAAGAGAAAAGGCTTTAGTACAGCGGGAGAAAATACTTCTTGAGAATAAAACCATTTCTCCAACAGCCATCTCGGATATTACTCCTTCTAAACCAAGTAGTCTTCCTAATGG GAAACCGCCTAGTCCTGGTCGTACCGTCATCGAAGTTGAAGAAATATCGGATCCTCGAAGACCCAGTGAAATGGCTCGACGTTACAACGATCTTTTCAATCACAGCTACGGCCTCCTCGAGCTCTATGATGAAGTACTTGGAAAATCAGACGAAGAGGGTAGTAGATTCATTGTTGACATGCTCAAG GCGGTGCACAGAGCTTCACGTTTGGCGATTAATGATACTCAAAACCGTTTGTTGAAGGCCATTGGTTTAGAGTCCTCTCTTGATCGTCCGAAGGCGCAGAAAACAGCCATTGACTGCACTGTATCGTTATGCAAGATAATGCCAACGCCCATTACAGCCAAATCCCACGAGGACGTTAAGAAG AggttttttgaaaattggcGAGAGAAACGTAGAGATCTGAAACGTCTTCGCGTCAGTGTCAACGAATTCCTTGACAAGTGCATTCCCGTGTTCTGGGACGTGATGCTGTTGAAGCATTCCCTATTTCTTATCACGGACCATCAAGTCTTTAATCCTAGTCAACACGAACGTTTTTACGGATCTGAAGTATGTCAACGTATTGACTACTTCGTGTGGCCCtgtctcgtcgaagaagagacaaGCCGAGTGCTCTCTAGAGGCAAAGTGGTGACAAAGACAAAGCCATCACGaaactcctcctcctccaaatCCGCAGCACCCAATCCAATAAAAAGTGATTGA
- the LOC136194152 gene encoding heat shock 70 kDa protein 12A-like has translation MAEASAQQQPFYDDYETASSGEDEELISGFQAPPRKGGHVVVAIDIGTTFSGYAMSFSSGKFTIFAMRTTNPYGRESGPSTTKIPTTLLLKPDQTFHSFGHEAMNHYNRELDEGEQKRWYYFERFKMKLHTERNLSRQTSARAANGREMPIRTVFAFALKYFKDLAIQECTKQSGTDISGSDFEWVITVPAIWQGGAKQTMREAAYEAGLGSEAAPDRLQIALEPESASIYCKSMKRIGHSCNDEGLVTRAFMSGTTYVLADLGGGTADVTVHQVTGDGGVKELHHATGGAWGGTYVDRNFVDLLEAIFGKDAIDKYRKDFPGDWVELVSLKFEMNKRMAAPGGTTYVEFPYSFHSFIDERGSSVKDVIAAQGNANLKFTRGALAMKYPEVKKLFEPVFDNIAQHLETVIRKVRQIKYMILVGGFATCKLLQTFLHDRFANNLRIIIPAESSLAVVMGAVLFGHDPTEIQSRRLRYSYGIECLGMPELPDLPNPTDPSSDAFASLMMTVLGLSNRGLMFKTFVRKNQDVAINEEVTHPFYPVRDDQTSADIVVYESDKERTMHVSEEGVRKVAEFKLPMPNTSLGRNREIQVSMKFGQTEFKVHSLDKSSGKRVEGPVKLDFLSVN, from the exons ATGGCCGAAGCCAGCGCCCAGCAACAGCCCTTTTATGACGACTACGAAACGGCAAGCAGcggagaagatgaagaactCATAAGCGGTTTTCAAGCACCTCCGCGGAAGGGCGGCCACGTCGTCGTGGCCATCGACATCGGAACGACTTTCAGCGGCTACGCCATGTCGTTCTCAAGCGGAAAGTTCACGATATTTGCTATGCGAACGACGAACCCTTACGGACGCGAAAGCggcccgtcgacgacgaaaattccCACGACACTTCTTCTCAAACCGGACCAGACTTTTCACTCATTCGGACACGAAGCAATGAATCATTACAACAGAGaactcgacgaaggcgagcaGAAGAGATGGTATTACTTCGAAAGATTTAAGATGAAGTTGCATACCGAACGG AATCTCTCGAGGCAAACGTCGGCGCGAGCGGCGAATGGACGCGAGATGCCCATACGGACGGTCTTTGCATTCGCTTTGAAGTATTTCAAAGACTTGGCGATACAAGAATGCACGAAGCAGTCGGGCACAGATATCTCCGGCTCCGATTTTGAATGGGTCATCACCGTGCCGGCTATATGGCAAGGAGGCGCTAAACAGACAATGAGAGAAGCAGCCTATGAG GCAGGTCTTGGTTCCGAAGCCGCGCCAGATAGGCTCCAAATCGCCCTAGAACCGGAGTCAGCATCGATTTACTGTAAATCAATGAAACGTATTGGACATTCGTGCAATGACGAGGGTCTCGTCACTCGAGCATTCATGTCAGGCACGACGTACGTTCTTGCCGatctcggcggcggcacggcCGACGTCACCGTACATCAAGTGACcggagacggcggcgtcaaGGAGCTGCATCACGCCACGGGCGGCGCGTGGGGCGGCACGTACGTCGACAGAAACTTTGTTGATCTTCTTGAGGCGATCTTCGGCAAAGACGCTATTGATAAGTACAGGAAAGATTTCCCTGGCGATTGGGTCGAACTCGTTTCTTTGAAATTTGAGATGAATAAGCGTATGGCTGCACCCGGTGGCACGACCTACGTTGAATTTCCCTACTCTTTTCATTCGTTTATCGACGAGCGTGGCTCGTCGGTCAAAGACGTAATCGCCGCACAGGGCAACGCAAATCTCAAATTCACGCGCGGCGCTCTGGCCATGAAATATCCGGAAGTAAAGAAACTGTTCGAGCCGGTGTTCGATAACATCGCCCAGCACTTGGAAACGGTTATTCGCAAAGTGCGTCAAATCAAGTACATGATTCTCGTTGGCGGTTTCGCCACGTGCAAACTGCTTCAAACCTTCTTGCACGATCGATTTGCGAACAATCTACGCATTATTATTCCCGCGGAAAGTTCTCTGGCCGTCGTCATGGGAGCGGTTCTGTTTGGACACGATCCGACGGAGATTCAatcgcgtcgtcttcgctatAGCTACGGGATTGAGTGCCTAGGAATGCCTGAGTTGCCTGACCTACCCAACCCTACGGATCCTTCATCAGACGCCTTTGCGTCTTTGATGATGACGGTTCTGGGACTCTCCAATCGAGGTCTAATGTTTAAGACCTTTGTGAGGAAGAATCAAGATGTGGCTATTAACGAAGAAGTGACTCATCCCTTCTATCCTGTTCGTGACGATCAGACGTCGGCCGACATCGTCGTGTACGAATCGGATAAGGAAAGGACAATGCACGTCAGCGAGGAAGGTGTTAGGAAAGTGGCCGAGTTTAAATTACCCATGCCAAATACGAGTCTTGGTCGAAATCGGGAGATTCAAGTCAGCATGAAATTTGGGCAGACTGAATTCAAAGTTCACTCTCTCGACAAGTCGAGTGGAAAACGAGTTGAAGGTCCTGTTAAGTTGGATTTTCTCAGCGTAAACTAA
- the LOC136193648 gene encoding trichohyalin-like, whose translation MFVSNLNAYERGEPEKHAALRPTEIKDAQIRNIFFIGAGLSLVEEEVVEEEAKLKGQKRTRIPRQQAIKQLLSDLYTGTAPQLLENRPKVADIKDACFELRSSRVLEEASPQPRQLRKLVKDLEDNRVSDCVHRVDADKCKDALKKYLDCLRQRGIPEDLERKLRRRIETEIKGLHFYMVFRNLRTKFNKSPALHKDKKKFKDALNACESAYRRMEEIFRVEKAASPKREENLENNRRDKGQAHQSRPLNKTPTKTPSMPPVETQMKEEVRDRRQFPRTDVIQVKSAEQTPEPEKQETTVPQEEQYQSEISRLQREFDEEKRRTKALEALKLKEENSQLENTVSELKKDLQMLTHERKSDGEDRLIGKEEDELSREEKWAKKLQRKANEDKEVLQGAVERLQNEIEKMPERHQVEYNRLKADVISKSSELQRLQQRLYEEAQKRLAENSQVEQLSDPNRPSEVAKRYGDLFQKTYDVAEVLEDNETDEDDCNRFIVEMLIISSNAAKEKFTEYESSCAKIHGLSEEDNQTAKKTLKESVTCLLRLASATRKQKDSEDITKIALSKVKKTFSKYHIKEIASAIEEFLISASSVTWEVAISLRETDFVLDDKTFDEALHERFTGSDPKVRNVKSIVWPRLAERLTGKTLCKGRVVTGV comes from the exons ATGTTTGTTTCGAACCTCAATGCCTATGAGAGAGGAGAGCCAGAAAAGCATGCAGCCTTGCGACCTACAGAAATAAAAGACGCCCAGATCCGAAACATCTTCTTTATTGGAGCTGGCTTgtctctcgtcgaagaggaagtTGTCGAAGAGGAAGCTAAGCTGAAAGGTCAAAAGAGGACTCGAATTCCAAGACAACAGGCCATCAAACAGCTGCTCTCCGACCTGTACACTGGGACTGCACCTCAACTCTTAGAGAACCGACCAAAGGTCGCGGATATAAAGGATGCGTGCTTTGAGCTCCGTAGCTCTAGAGTGCTTGAGGAGGCGAGCCCTCAGCCAAGGCAATTGAGAAAGCTGGTGAAAGACCTGGAAGATAACCGAGTGAGCGACTGCGTTCATCGAGTTGACGCTGATAAATGCAAAGATGCTTTGAAAAAATACCTTGACTGTCTTCGACAACGTGGCATACCCGAAGATCTTGAGAGAAAACTTAGAAGGAGAATTGAGACCGAGATAAAGGGTTTGCACTTCTATATGGTGTTCCGCAATTTGCGGACAAAATTTAACAAATCGCCAGCCTTGCataaagacaaaaaaaaattcaaagacgCGCTCAACGCCTGTGAAAGCGCTTACAGGAGGATGGAGGAAATTTTTCGAGTAGAGAAAGCAGCATCTCCGAAACGGGAAGAGAATCTGGAAAATAATAGACGAGATAAAGGCCAAGCCCATCAGAGCAGACCCTTAAACAAAACTCCTACCAAGACACCAAGCATGCCGCCAGTAGAGACTCAGATGAAAGAAGAAGTTAGAGACCGAAGACAATTCCCTAGAACTGATGTCATCCAGGTGAAGTCCGCTGAACAAACACCAGAGCCAGAGAAGCAGGAGACGACGGTACCACAAGAGGAACAGTACCAGAGTGAAATATCTAGGCTACAACGggaattcgacgaagagaaaagacggaCAAAGGCATTGGAAGCGCTAAagctaaaagaagaaaattcccAGCTGGAAAATACGGTGAGCGAACTTAAAAAAGACCTACAAATGTTGACTCATGAAAGGAAATCCGATGGCGAGGACCGCTTGATTGGcaaagaggaggacgaaCTCTCTAGAGAGGAAAAATGGGCGAAGAAACTTCAGAGAAAAGCGAATGAAGACAAAGAGGTGCTCCAGGGTGCTGTAGAACGACTGCAAAATGAAATCGAGAAGATGCCGGAACGTCATCAAGTTGAATACAATAGGCTgaaagctgacgtcatctctaAGTCTTCTGAGCTTCAGAGGCTACAACAAAG ACTTTACGAAGAAGCGCAGAAGCGTTTGGCAGAAAATTCTCAAGTAGAGCAATTGTCTGATCCGAATCGGCCGAGTGAAGTCGCCAAACGCTATGGAGATCTATTTCAGAAGACTTACGACGTTGCTGAAGTGCTAGAAGACAACGagacagacgaagacgactgtAATCGCTTCATCGTAGAAATGCTCATT ATATCAAGCAACGCAGCTAAGGAAAAATTTACTGAGTATGAGAGCAGCTGTGCTAAAATCCACGGTCTCAGTGAGGAGGATAATCAAACTGCTAAAAAAACCCTTAAAGAAAGTGTTACCTGCCTCTTAAGACTGGCCTCAGCTACcagaaagcaaaaggatAGCGAGGATATTACTAAG ATTGCTTTGAGCAAAGTCAAGAAAACGTTCTCCAAGTACCACATTAAAGAGATCGCTTCTGCTATTGAAGAATTCCTCATCTCAGCTTCTTCTGTTACCTGGGAGGTTGCCATATCTTTACGCGAGACTGATTTCGTTCTAGATGACAAAACGTTTGACGAAGCTCTCCATGAACGTTTCACTGGCTCTGATCCTAAAGTTAGAAACGTTAAATCTATTGTGTGGCCTCGCCTAGCTGAACGGTTAACTGGAAAAACCCTTTGTAAAGGAAGAGTAGTAACTGGCGTgtaa
- the LOC136193663 gene encoding M protein, serotype 5-like, whose protein sequence is MLGQLDFKKSKKYVKKFVSNLIAYETGEPGKQEDVALIPTEIQDAQIQNIFFIGAGLYLAEEELMLKGQKKTRYTRQQAVKDMLSDLYSGAAPRLLADRPKVVDVKDACLVQEASFQAEKSVLKGLLKEENSVSSCVCRGDAFRCKTVLMKILGVAPKDLESQLEKRIETEIEGLHFYMVYRDLWAAFDKSPGLHNSKKEFKDALDACEKAFVTMEKMFQVEKAAPPETEEHLDKNRLDKDLSHQTSETSHVGKNPTKTPTPETMLPREEQYRREIDVLQQKLSKEKSRREALSKLKEKNFELQKAARKLSDDKKRLNDALRETKAKLSIKKEWAEQFQCQANKDKDVLQDAVKRLQKQIDEMEKRHQVQCNELKADSTKKASDIQRHQQRLYEEAQKRLAENAQEDHLSDLNRPSEVAKRYDNLSKKACDVARVLVEYGIDEDNSNRFIVEMLIMSSSAAKRKFAECERNSTEIHGLSEPFLKNNQTAKRTLRERVSCLLRLASATKKKEDSKKIVEISLSEVKKKFPQYLVQKTASAINEFLILASPITWEVAISLRETDFVIDDKTFDEALHERFTDSDPKARNIKLIVWPRLAERFTGKTLCKGRVVTGM, encoded by the exons ATGCTTGGCCAACTAGACTttaaaaaaagcaaaaaatatGTCAAGAAGTTTGTCTCGAACCTCATTGCCTATGAGACAGGAGAGCCAGGAAAGCAGGAAGACGTAGCCTTGATACCTACAGAAATACAAGACGCCCAGATCCAGAATATCTTCTTCATTGGAGCTGGCTTGTATCTCGCCGAAGAGGAACTTATGCTGAAAGGTCAGAAAAAGACTCGGTATACAAGACAGCAGGCTGTCAAAGACATGCTCTCCGACCTATATTCCGGGGCCGCACCTCGACTTTTAGCGGACCGACCGAAGGTCGTGGACGTGAAGGATGCATGCTTGGTCCAGGAGGCGAGCTTTCAAGCAGAGAAATCCGTCCTAAAAGGTCTGCTGAAGGAAGAGAATTCAGTGAGCAGCTGCGTTTGTCGAGGAGATGCTTTTAGATGCAAAACTGTTTTGATGAAAATTCTTGGCGTCGCACCCAAGGATCTTGAGAGCCAACTTGAAAAGAGAATAGAGACCGAGATAGAGGGTTTGCACTTCTATATGGTGTACCGCGATTTGTGGGCTGCCTTTGACAAATCGCCAGGCTTGCACAATAGcaaaaaagaattcaaagacgCGCTGGATGCCTGTGAAAAGGCTTTCGTGACAATGGAGAAAATGTTTCAAGTAGAGAAGGCGGCACCTCCGGAAACAGAAGAGCATCTGGATAAGAACAGACTAGATAAAGACCTATCTCATCAGACGTCGGAAACCAGCCACGTTGGCAAAAATCCTACCAAGACACCTACACCAGAGACAATGTTGCCGCGAGAGGAACAGTACCGGAGGGAAATAGATGTGCTACAACAGAAACTtagcaaagagaaaagtagGAGAGAAGCGTTGAGtaagctaaaagaaaaaaatttcgagCTTCAAAAAGCGGCGAGAAAACTCTCCGATGACAAGAAGCGCTTAAACGATGCACTTCGCgaaacaaaagcaaaacTCTCTATAAAGAAAGAATGGGCTGAACAATTTCAGTGCCAAGCAAACAAAGACAAGGATGTGCTTCAGGATGCCGTAAAACGACTGCAaaagcaaatcgacgagatgGAGAAACGTCATCAAGTTCAATGCAATGAGTTGAAGGCAGACTCCACGAAAAAGGCTTCTGACATTCAAAGGCATCAGCAAAG ACTTTACGAAGAAGCGCAGAAGCGTTTGGCAGAAAATGCTCAAGAAGATCATTTGTCTGATCTGAATCGGCCGAGTGAAGTCGCCAAGCGCTATGACAATCTATCTAAGAAGGCCTGCGACGTTGCTAGAGTGCTGGTAGAATACGGAATAGACGAAGATAACTCTAATCGCTTCATCGTAGAGATGCTCATT ATGTCAAGCAGCgcagctaaaagaaaatttgctGAGTGTGAGAGAAACAGTACTGAAATCCATGGTCTAAGCGAGCCTTTCCTGAAGAATAATCAAACTGCTAAGAGAACGCTTAGAGAAAGAGTGAGTTGCCTTTTAAGACTGGCCTCAGCTACCAAAAAGAAGGAGGACAGCAAGAAAATTGTTGAG ATTTCCTTGAGCGAAGTCAAAAAAAAGTTTCCCCAATACCTGGTTCAAAAGACTGCTTCTGCCATTAACGAATTCCTAATCTTGGCTTCTCCTATTACCTGGGAGGTTGCAATATCTTTACGCGAAACTGATTTCGTTATAGATGACAAAACGTTTGACGAAGCTCTCCATGAACGTTTCACTGACTCTGATCCTAAAGCTAGAAACATCAAATTGATTGTGTGGCCTCGGCTAGCTGAAAGATTTACTGGAAAAACCCTTTGTAAAGGAAGAGTAGTAACTGGCATGTAA